The nucleotide sequence GCACGCTCGGCGCGGATCGCCGCGTCGTTCAGTTCTTGGAGAATCCGCCGGCAGTCCTCCAGGAACACCTTCCCGGCCGCACTCAAGCGAACGCCCCGCGGCAGGCGGTTGAAGAGCTGGAATCCGATCTCACGCTCCAGGTCCTGGATCTGACTGGAGAGTGCCGGTTGGGCCACACGCAGCCGTTGTGCGGCGCGTCCGTAGTGCTCGTCTTCTCCGACGGCCACGAAGTAGCGCAGATGCCGTAGTTCCATATCGATAGGCTCCGGATATTGGTTCGATAACAACAGTGTGTTGGACGGGCGGGCAGCAGAAACATGAACCTTAAGGCGTGCGAAGGCAACTCGGAAGGAGATCACTCATGGGCCTCCATACAGCACTGCAGCCAACCTCGCTGGCTCTGGTCACATGCGGGGCATGGGTCGCTTTGGCCTCCCCCGGTTCGTCTCGCGACCACGTTGCCCGGCAATCGGACGCGCCGACATCCGCGGAGGGCGTCGCCGCCTGGCAACAGGTCTACTCCGTGCTGACCTCTCCCCGCTGCATCAACTGTCACACCGCCACGAGCCATCCTCAACAAGGTGACGATCGCCAGCGCCACTTCGCCAACGTGGTACGCGGGCCCGAGGGTAAGGGTGTTCCGGCGCTGCAATGCGTGACCTGTCATCAGGAGTCCAACGCCGACAGCACCGGCGTCCCGGGCGGGCACGGCTGGCACCTGGCGCCGTTGTCCATGAGGTGGCAGGACACGAGCGGGAAGATCCTGTCCAGCACCGAGGTCTGCCGGGCGATCACCGATCGCTCGAAGAACCACGACCTCGATGGACCGGGCATCGTGAAGCACCACGAAGAAGAGGCCCTTGTCAGTTGGGCCTTCCAGCCCGGCCGGCGGATCGACGGCACCGCGCGCACGCTGCCCCCGCTGACGCATGAGCAGTTCGTCGCCGCCACACGCAGATGGGTCGAGGCGGGAGCGCCCTGTCCCGGGAATCGCTGAGTCGGGAGGTCGTCATGGAAACCTACAAGCTCTCCGTTAACGGTCAGCAGAAGGAGGTCACCGTCGATCCCGGTACTCCGCTGCTCTGGGTGTTGCGCGAAGACCTGAAGATGACGGGCACTAAGTACGGTTGCGGGATCGCCGCCTGCGGCGCCTGCACGGTACATCTCGGTGGCATCGCCACGCGCTCCTGCGTGGTGCCGGTCTCTATGGTTGGCGGTCGCCCAATCGTGACCATCGAGGCCATGGCCGAGGATCCGGTGGGGCGCGCCGTGCAGGACGCCTGGGTCGCGCACGACGTCGTCCAGTGCGGCTACTGCCAAAGCGGACAGATCATGAGTGCAGTGACCCTTCTCAAGAGCACGCCCCGACCAAGCGACGTCAACATCGAGGAGTCGATGGGCGGGAATCTCTGCCGCTGCGCGACCTATGTTCGCATTCGCGAGGCGATTAAGACGGCTTCGCACCAGCTGGCGTAGGAGGCATCGCATGAGCGCCGCAACCAATGCCGCCAACGACTTCCTGCTCGGCCGGCGGAGCTTCTGCCGTGTCTCCGCGACGATCGCCGGCGGCCTGATCGTTTCCCTCCATCTCGATCTCCCGGTGCATGCGCAAGAGGCAGGTCAGGCGACGCCCGCACCGACGGTCTACCCGCCGGACGCCTTCGTACAAATCAGGCCCGACGGCAAGGTCCTCGTCAAGGTGAACCGGCTGGAGTTCGGGCAGGGAGTCCAGACGTCCCTTCCCATGATCCTGGCCGACGAGATGGACGCAGACTGGTCGCAGGTGATCGCGGAGCTGGCGCCCGCCGCTGAGGTCTACAAGGACCCAATCTATGGCTTCCAGATGGTGGGAAGCTCCAGCTCCATCAAACATTCGTTCCAACAGTACCGGGAACTGGGCGCCCGGACACGCGCCATGCTCGTGGCTGCTGCCGCCCAGCAGTGGGACGTCTCCCCCCCCCAATGCCGCACGGAAGCCAGCGTCGTGCACGGTCCCGGCGGCCAGTCGGCCAGGTACGCCGAGCTCGCGGAAGCGGCAGCAAAGCAACCGCTGCCCGCTACGGTGTCGCTCAAGAATCCTTCACAGTTCCGTCTCGTCGGTAGAAGGGTCCGGCGCCTCGACAGTCGCTCCAAGTGCGACGGCTCGCTCAAGTTCGGTCTCGACCTCGACCTCCCCGGCATGCAGACGGCCGTCGTCGCGCGGCCGCCGGTCTTCGGGGCGCGCGTCAAGCGCTTCGACGACGAGGGCGCTCGCCGCATTGCCGGCGTCCGGGACGTATTCGAGATCCCGCTCGCCCGAGGCACCGGCGTCGCGGTCGTCGCCGACAGGTTCTGGGCCGCCAAGCAGGCTCGAGACCGCTTGAAGGTCGATTGGGACCTCTCCGCGCTGGAGCGACCTGACAGCGCACTGCTCTGGGCGAAGTACAAGACGCTGGCGAGCATGCCCGGCAAGGTAGCGGCGAGCCGTGGGGACGATAAGAAGATCGAGGCGTTCGCTGCTCCCACCCGGATCGTCGCCGAGTACGAATTCCCTTACCTCGCCCATGCCCCGATGGAGCCGTTGAACACGACCATCCGTTTCGACGGCGACCGCGCGGAAGCGTGGGCCGGGTCGCAGTTCCAGACCGCCGACCAGGCAGCCATTGCCGAAGTCCTGGGTCTCAGGCCCGAGCAGGTCACCTTCCACACCGAGATGGCCGGTGGGGGCTTCGGACGGCGCGCCACTCCCGACAGCCACGTGGCGCGCGAGGCCGCGGCCATCGCCAAGCGCTCTCCTGGCACTCCGGTCAAGCTCGTCTGGACTCGTGAAGACGACGTCCAGGGGGGGTACTACCGCCCGATGCACGTACACCGAGTCGAGATCGGCGTGGGCCCGAACGGAACGCCGCTGGCGTGGCGACACGTGATCGTCGGCCAGTCCATCACCGCGGGCACGCCGTTCGAGGCCATCATCGTCAAGGACGGCGTCGACAGCACGGCTGTCGAAGGGGCGGCCGATACTCAATACGACATCCCCAACTTCCACGTCTCCGCTCACCATCCGACAGTCAACGTGCCCGTGCTCTGGTGGCGTTCGGTCGGGCATGCGCACAGCGCCTTCGTCATGGAGACGCTCGTCGATGAGCTGGCCACACGCGCTCAAGCTGACCCCATCGCCTACCGGCGCAAGCTCCTCAAGCCGGACGCAAAGAAGCTCCGCGCGGCCCTGGATCTCCTGGACCGGAGGAGCGCACGGTGGCGCAGCACGTTGGCGGCGGGGCACGCCGCCGGCATCGCGTGTCATGAATGTTTCGGGACCGCCGTCGCCTGCGCCGTCGATGTCTCCATCGAGAACGAGAGGCCCCGCATCCACCGGGTAACCATCGCCGTCGACCTGGGGCTCGCCGTCAATTCGCTGGGCGTGGAAAGCCAGTTCCAGGCAGGAGTCGCGTTCGGCCTCACGCAGCTCATGGCCAAGGGAGCGATCACACTCAAGGACGGGCGGGTGGAGCAGCGGAACTTCGACGGTTTCACGCCGCCGTATATCGTGGATGCACCGATCGCCGTGGACGTGCACATCGCGCCGAGTAGCGAGGCACCCTCCGGGGGCGGCGAGCCGCCGGTCCCGGTGATCTCACCGGCAGTGGTCAATGCCTTGGCCCGGCTGACCGGGAAACGCTGTAGAAGCCTGCCGCTGGTAACCGTCTGACTCGCGCGAGAGGGGAGACCAACTTATGAGCAAGCACGCCGCCATCGCTCCTGACGAGGCCGCGGATCGCCTCGCCATCCGGGAGCTCGTCGAGGCCTACGCACACTGCGCCGATCGGCGCGATGCTAAAGGCCAAATGGCTCTGTTCACCGCGGACACCCACTTCGCGGTGTACATGAACGCCAACGATCCGAAGCCGTCACAGGACCTGCACACGCGGGAGGCGCTCGCTCCGGTCTTCGCCGAGCTAAGTAAGTACGCTGCCACCACGCACTTCGTCGGCCAGAGCACGATCTCCACGCTGGCGGCCGACCGCGCCAGCGGGGAGGCCTACACCCTGGCGCACCACGTCACGGTCGATGGTGGAACGCGGCGCTTGATGCTCGCGTCGCTGCGCTACCTCGACACGTTCGTGAAGAGGGACGGCGCGTGGCTGTTCGCGGAGCGCCGGCTCTATGTCGACTGGCTCGAAGAGCGCGCTCTCTCGTGACTACTCCGGCCCGGTATAGAGCTCGATCCCT is from Vicinamibacteria bacterium and encodes:
- a CDS encoding nuclear transport factor 2 family protein produces the protein MSKHAAIAPDEAADRLAIRELVEAYAHCADRRDAKGQMALFTADTHFAVYMNANDPKPSQDLHTREALAPVFAELSKYAATTHFVGQSTISTLAADRASGEAYTLAHHVTVDGGTRRLMLASLRYLDTFVKRDGAWLFAERRLYVDWLEERALS
- a CDS encoding (2Fe-2S)-binding protein, translating into METYKLSVNGQQKEVTVDPGTPLLWVLREDLKMTGTKYGCGIAACGACTVHLGGIATRSCVVPVSMVGGRPIVTIEAMAEDPVGRAVQDAWVAHDVVQCGYCQSGQIMSAVTLLKSTPRPSDVNIEESMGGNLCRCATYVRIREAIKTASHQLA
- a CDS encoding xanthine dehydrogenase family protein molybdopterin-binding subunit, with protein sequence MSAATNAANDFLLGRRSFCRVSATIAGGLIVSLHLDLPVHAQEAGQATPAPTVYPPDAFVQIRPDGKVLVKVNRLEFGQGVQTSLPMILADEMDADWSQVIAELAPAAEVYKDPIYGFQMVGSSSSIKHSFQQYRELGARTRAMLVAAAAQQWDVSPPQCRTEASVVHGPGGQSARYAELAEAAAKQPLPATVSLKNPSQFRLVGRRVRRLDSRSKCDGSLKFGLDLDLPGMQTAVVARPPVFGARVKRFDDEGARRIAGVRDVFEIPLARGTGVAVVADRFWAAKQARDRLKVDWDLSALERPDSALLWAKYKTLASMPGKVAASRGDDKKIEAFAAPTRIVAEYEFPYLAHAPMEPLNTTIRFDGDRAEAWAGSQFQTADQAAIAEVLGLRPEQVTFHTEMAGGGFGRRATPDSHVAREAAAIAKRSPGTPVKLVWTREDDVQGGYYRPMHVHRVEIGVGPNGTPLAWRHVIVGQSITAGTPFEAIIVKDGVDSTAVEGAADTQYDIPNFHVSAHHPTVNVPVLWWRSVGHAHSAFVMETLVDELATRAQADPIAYRRKLLKPDAKKLRAALDLLDRRSARWRSTLAAGHAAGIACHECFGTAVACAVDVSIENERPRIHRVTIAVDLGLAVNSLGVESQFQAGVAFGLTQLMAKGAITLKDGRVEQRNFDGFTPPYIVDAPIAVDVHIAPSSEAPSGGGEPPVPVISPAVVNALARLTGKRCRSLPLVTV